In Pedobacter sp. WC2423, the following are encoded in one genomic region:
- a CDS encoding (Fe-S)-binding protein, whose translation MKRVGLFIPCYVDQFYPNAGIATYQLLKKLGLDVTYPTGQTCCGQPMANSGFEHLTGDCNQLFVDNFAEFDYIVSPSGSCVLHIKEHLHTEKSEPQAAAIRTKVYELVEFLVDILQVKNLKAKFPHKVGLHQSCHGQRGLLLTQMSELVAPYFSKPQQLLAQVEGLELINLKREDECCGFGGTFCVVEEAVSVKMGKDRVKDHQANGAEYITGADMSCLMHMEGILKRENSNVKVLHIAEILNAG comes from the coding sequence ATGAAAAGAGTAGGCCTTTTTATTCCCTGTTACGTAGATCAATTTTACCCCAACGCAGGTATTGCAACATATCAGCTGCTTAAAAAACTAGGATTAGATGTGACTTATCCAACCGGACAAACCTGTTGTGGACAACCTATGGCCAATTCAGGTTTTGAACATCTTACCGGAGATTGTAACCAGTTATTTGTAGACAATTTTGCAGAGTTTGATTATATCGTATCCCCTTCCGGCAGTTGTGTTTTACACATTAAAGAACACTTGCATACCGAAAAATCAGAACCGCAGGCAGCCGCAATCAGGACTAAAGTCTATGAGCTGGTAGAATTTTTAGTGGATATACTCCAGGTAAAAAATCTTAAAGCAAAATTCCCTCATAAGGTAGGCTTACACCAGAGCTGTCACGGTCAGCGAGGATTGTTACTCACACAAATGAGTGAACTGGTTGCCCCTTATTTTTCTAAACCTCAACAACTTCTGGCGCAGGTAGAAGGACTGGAACTCATCAATTTGAAAAGAGAAGATGAATGCTGTGGATTTGGCGGGACTTTTTGTGTGGTTGAAGAAGCCGTATCAGTGAAGATGGGAAAAGACAGAGTAAAAGATCACCAGGCAAATGGTGCAGAATATATTACTGGTGCCGATATGTCGTGCCTGATGCATATGGAAGGGATTTTAAAAAGAGAAAATAGCAACGTGAAGGTGCTGCATATTGCAGAAATATTAAATGCAGGATAG
- a CDS encoding TMEM175 family protein, giving the protein MHKGRMEAFSDGVIAIIITIMVLELKVPHDGQDLSALVSLIPVFMSYILSFVYVGIYWNNHHHMLQAAKSVNGRILWANLHLLFWLSLIPFVTAWMGENHFSQWPIACYGFVMLMNAFAYSILSNSLIIHEGKNSNLSKAIGKGTKGMISVGLYLTAIALSFINPWISFALYVLVAVIWFIPDSRIEKSMAQE; this is encoded by the coding sequence ATGCATAAAGGAAGAATGGAAGCTTTTAGTGATGGCGTAATCGCCATCATTATCACAATCATGGTCTTGGAATTAAAAGTACCACATGATGGTCAGGACCTCAGTGCATTAGTTTCGCTCATACCGGTGTTTATGAGTTATATCCTGAGTTTTGTCTATGTAGGTATTTACTGGAATAACCATCACCACATGCTTCAGGCTGCAAAATCTGTGAACGGACGTATCTTATGGGCTAACCTGCACCTGCTGTTCTGGCTCTCGCTGATTCCTTTTGTGACTGCCTGGATGGGTGAAAATCATTTCAGTCAGTGGCCGATCGCCTGTTATGGATTTGTGATGCTAATGAATGCATTTGCCTATTCCATCTTGTCAAATTCTCTGATCATACATGAAGGTAAGAACTCAAATCTCAGTAAAGCAATAGGAAAAGGTACTAAGGGGATGATTTCGGTCGGATTATACCTGACAGCTATCGCCTTGTCTTTCATAAACCCATGGATCAGTTTTGCGCTTTATGTATTAGTTGCAGTAATCTGGTTCATACCCGATTCCCGTATTGAAAAAAGTATGGCACAGGAATAG
- a CDS encoding LytR/AlgR family response regulator transcription factor yields MPLNCVIIEDENHAIELLTDHIQNMPNLHLLKVYSQPIIALAEITEEDQIDILFMDINMPGISGMDLAKILRPKTRFLIFTTAYHQYAVEAFELEADQYIIKPVTFPKFTVAIEKIIRKIGKAPLQPVAKSEIFIKTGVMNKIIKVSPEEVIYLEAKDNYIIVHTDKDSIITYLTLKEALQTLNQLNNLVQVQKSFVIARNKIEMIEGNLIIMVKGTQIPIGNTYKKSFFDYVKNNTVVSARVKPSRPQ; encoded by the coding sequence ATGCCATTAAATTGTGTTATCATAGAAGACGAAAATCATGCGATTGAATTGCTGACAGACCACATTCAGAACATGCCTAATCTTCATTTACTTAAAGTTTATTCTCAACCTATAATTGCACTGGCAGAAATAACAGAAGAAGATCAGATAGATATTCTTTTTATGGATATAAATATGCCTGGAATATCGGGAATGGATCTGGCTAAGATTCTTCGCCCGAAAACGCGCTTCCTGATTTTTACAACAGCGTATCATCAATATGCGGTAGAAGCATTTGAGCTGGAGGCAGATCAATATATTATTAAACCTGTTACCTTCCCGAAATTTACCGTAGCGATAGAAAAGATCATCAGAAAAATTGGTAAAGCCCCTCTTCAGCCTGTGGCCAAATCAGAGATATTTATCAAAACCGGGGTAATGAATAAAATTATCAAAGTCAGCCCTGAGGAGGTAATTTATCTCGAAGCAAAAGATAACTATATCATTGTTCACACAGACAAGGATAGTATTATTACTTACCTCACGCTAAAAGAGGCCCTTCAGACTTTGAATCAGCTTAATAACCTCGTACAGGTGCAGAAATCTTTTGTAATAGCCAGGAATAAGATAGAAATGATAGAAGGAAATCTGATTATTATGGTGAAAGGAACCCAGATCCCGATAGGAAACACTTATAAAAAATCATTTTTTGACTATGTTAAGAATAATACGGTGGTATCTGCAAGGGTCAAGCCTTCCAGACCACAATAA
- a CDS encoding helix-turn-helix domain-containing protein produces MPESFINIHSIAEFHRYYGLESPKHPLVSVIDLKKIKRKDVDSAPHFHHLGLYAAVYKKFDGSFKYGRSDYDFQEGALMFIAPDQIIQTSSDTDAEIDEGWFLAFHPDFIYGSELGKKIRNYTFFDYSSNEALYVSEEEKKTLEVIISTIETEYSKNIDRHTQGLILNNIELLLNYCDRFYERQFLTRSKVSSDILQNFEQLLNHYFDDENLIDKGIPEVKYFAEKLYLSSNYLSDLLTKYSGKTTIEHIHLRLVDKAKNLLLGTSKSISEIAYELGFEHPSHFTKIFKTKTGLSPLYFRKNQN; encoded by the coding sequence ATGCCAGAATCATTCATCAATATTCATTCGATTGCAGAGTTTCATCGATATTACGGTCTTGAAAGTCCGAAACATCCTCTGGTAAGCGTTATCGACCTTAAAAAAATCAAAAGAAAAGATGTGGATTCTGCCCCTCATTTTCATCATCTGGGTTTATATGCAGCTGTATACAAAAAATTTGACGGGAGCTTTAAATACGGCCGTTCAGATTATGATTTTCAGGAAGGTGCTTTGATGTTCATTGCGCCTGATCAGATAATACAGACAAGTTCTGATACTGATGCTGAGATTGACGAAGGATGGTTTCTGGCATTTCACCCTGATTTTATCTATGGTTCCGAATTGGGCAAAAAGATTCGGAACTATACTTTTTTCGACTACTCAAGCAATGAAGCACTGTACGTTTCTGAAGAGGAAAAGAAAACGCTTGAGGTAATAATTTCTACCATTGAAACAGAGTATTCAAAAAACATTGACCGGCACACACAAGGTTTGATTTTAAATAATATCGAGTTACTTCTCAACTATTGCGACCGCTTCTACGAAAGGCAGTTTTTGACGAGGTCAAAAGTGAGCAGCGATATTCTTCAGAATTTTGAACAGTTGCTCAATCACTATTTTGATGACGAAAATCTCATTGACAAAGGTATCCCCGAAGTGAAATATTTTGCAGAAAAACTTTATCTTTCATCTAACTATTTATCTGACCTTCTCACCAAATATTCAGGAAAAACTACGATTGAACATATTCATCTCAGGTTGGTTGATAAAGCAAAAAATCTGCTACTTGGAACTTCAAAATCTATCAGCGAAATTGCTTATGAGCTTGGATTCGAACATCCTTCACATTTCACAAAAATATTTAAAACAAAAACAGGATTATCGCCACTTTATTTCAGGAAAAACCAGAATTGA
- a CDS encoding SDR family oxidoreductase, whose protein sequence is MKKTVLITGASSGFGKASAKLFQNQSWNVIAAMRSPEKEDELKDSENLHLVKLDVTDLESIKKSVEQGLEKFGKIDVLINSAGYGLIGVFESSDEAQIQKQFEVNVFGLMNMTKAILPAMRKQKKGVIINISSFGGVTASPFTSLYNSSKFAVEGFSEALYFELSSFGISVKIVEPGSVATNFRNGMEMIQNTIEDYNQELATFIPKFTKRTEHLANATTEEVADTIFEAATDGQSKLRYSIGDDAKFYIDLKNQNSEEDFLRGMQE, encoded by the coding sequence ATGAAAAAGACAGTATTGATAACAGGGGCATCATCAGGATTTGGAAAAGCGTCCGCAAAATTGTTTCAAAACCAGAGCTGGAATGTCATCGCTGCTATGCGTTCTCCTGAAAAGGAAGACGAATTAAAGGATAGTGAAAATCTACATTTGGTAAAACTGGATGTTACAGATTTGGAAAGTATTAAAAAATCAGTTGAACAAGGACTAGAAAAGTTCGGTAAGATTGACGTTCTCATCAACAGTGCAGGTTACGGTTTGATAGGCGTTTTCGAATCGTCGGACGAAGCTCAGATTCAAAAACAATTTGAAGTCAATGTTTTCGGCTTGATGAATATGACTAAAGCCATTTTACCGGCGATGAGAAAACAAAAAAAAGGAGTTATCATCAATATTTCATCTTTCGGAGGTGTGACAGCCAGTCCTTTTACAAGTTTATACAACAGTTCGAAATTTGCCGTCGAAGGTTTTTCTGAAGCATTATATTTTGAATTGTCATCTTTTGGAATTTCCGTAAAAATTGTAGAACCCGGAAGCGTTGCGACCAATTTCAGAAACGGAATGGAAATGATTCAGAATACGATTGAAGATTACAATCAAGAATTGGCGACTTTCATTCCAAAGTTTACAAAACGTACAGAACATTTAGCAAATGCTACGACCGAAGAAGTTGCAGATACTATTTTTGAGGCAGCAACAGATGGTCAATCCAAATTGAGATACAGTATTGGGGATGATGCAAAGTTCTATATCGATTTGAAAAATCAAAATTCTGAAGAAGATTTTTTAAGAGGTATGCAGGAATAA
- the pyk gene encoding pyruvate kinase gives MKPFHSRTKIVATLGPASAKPDVLLSMFNAGLDVCRLNFSHGSQADHQEVLDTIRAINKKHNYNVGILADLQGPKIRIGIVKDGGIHLVNGSRTIITTKECIGNEERIYITYTSFPKDVKPGEIILLDDGKLQMRVIETNYEDEVVCEVVHGGILTSRKGVNLPNTKVSIPSLTIEDRKNLEFVLENDVDWIGLSFVRNAADIIELKDIIKQRGKGARVIAKIEKPEAIDNIDEIIAVSDGIMVARGDLGVEMPMEEVPLLQKMIVQKCIAASKPVIIATQMLESMITTPRPTRAEVNDVANSVLDGADAVMLSGETSVGEFPLIVIETMQKIIQNIETNNYPFHVEKALKADSETFLSDAICDSACILASRTNAVGIVSMTVSGYTAFEISAHRPKALTYIFTNNRQLLNTLSLVWGVQAFFYDKFESTDETILDVNSLLVKMKLIKKGDTLINTAAIPMESKGKTNMVKVTVID, from the coding sequence ATGAAACCCTTTCATTCCAGAACAAAAATTGTAGCCACGCTAGGTCCGGCCTCAGCAAAACCAGACGTTTTATTAAGCATGTTTAATGCAGGACTAGACGTTTGCAGACTTAACTTTTCACACGGTTCACAAGCCGATCACCAGGAAGTTCTGGATACGATTCGTGCAATCAATAAAAAACACAACTATAATGTTGGTATTTTAGCTGATTTACAAGGCCCTAAAATTAGAATTGGAATCGTTAAAGATGGTGGTATACACTTAGTTAATGGAAGTCGTACAATCATCACAACTAAAGAATGCATCGGTAACGAAGAGCGTATCTATATCACTTATACAAGCTTTCCTAAAGATGTAAAACCAGGTGAAATCATCCTTTTGGATGATGGAAAACTGCAAATGAGAGTGATTGAAACGAATTATGAAGATGAGGTTGTTTGTGAAGTTGTTCACGGTGGTATTTTAACCTCAAGAAAAGGTGTAAACTTACCAAATACTAAAGTTTCTATTCCTTCTTTAACTATAGAAGATCGTAAAAACCTTGAGTTTGTGTTAGAAAATGACGTAGACTGGATCGGTCTTTCATTTGTACGTAACGCAGCTGACATTATCGAATTAAAAGATATTATCAAACAAAGAGGTAAAGGTGCAAGGGTAATCGCTAAAATCGAAAAGCCTGAAGCAATTGATAACATTGATGAAATTATTGCAGTTTCTGACGGTATCATGGTTGCCCGTGGTGACCTTGGTGTTGAAATGCCAATGGAAGAAGTTCCATTGTTACAGAAAATGATTGTTCAGAAATGTATTGCTGCTTCTAAACCTGTAATTATTGCTACCCAGATGCTGGAAAGCATGATCACTACACCAAGACCAACACGTGCTGAGGTGAATGACGTTGCAAATTCAGTATTGGATGGTGCAGATGCAGTGATGCTAAGTGGAGAAACGTCTGTAGGAGAATTTCCTTTGATCGTTATTGAAACGATGCAAAAAATCATTCAGAACATTGAAACAAACAACTATCCATTCCACGTTGAAAAAGCTTTAAAAGCTGATTCTGAAACTTTCTTAAGTGATGCAATTTGTGATTCTGCTTGTATTTTAGCGAGCCGTACAAATGCTGTAGGTATCGTTTCTATGACAGTGAGTGGTTATACTGCTTTTGAAATATCTGCACACAGACCAAAAGCATTAACTTATATTTTCACAAATAACAGGCAATTATTAAATACTTTAAGTTTGGTATGGGGTGTTCAGGCTTTCTTTTATGATAAGTTTGAGAGTACTGATGAAACCATTTTAGATGTGAACAGTCTGCTGGTTAAAATGAAACTGATCAAAAAAGGAGATACTTTAATCAATACTGCCGCAATTCCTATGGAAAGTAAAGGCAAAACAAATATGGTAAAAGTTACTGTTATTGATTAA
- a CDS encoding IPExxxVDY family protein → MNKTYLKLSLDLDFVLIAITASLKDYVLCHKINTRLNLNFEKVEDHEVFFNVDEPALAFSKYNFYIEQGDNDFFILSNRSSEGFLIPEMNKVDYFMIIQGYIDKEDLDYIISGLNKLPDIQVAAQIDPLKLKSNENLVI, encoded by the coding sequence TTGAACAAAACCTATTTAAAACTTTCGCTGGACCTGGATTTTGTCTTAATCGCAATCACAGCGTCTTTAAAGGATTATGTCCTGTGTCATAAAATCAATACAAGACTCAATTTAAATTTTGAAAAAGTTGAAGATCATGAGGTGTTTTTTAATGTAGATGAGCCTGCTTTAGCATTTTCGAAGTATAATTTTTACATAGAACAGGGTGATAATGATTTTTTTATACTGAGTAATCGCAGTAGTGAGGGATTCTTGATTCCGGAGATGAATAAAGTGGATTATTTTATGATTATTCAGGGATATATTGATAAAGAAGATCTGGATTATATCATTTCAGGTCTTAATAAACTGCCTGATATTCAGGTTGCTGCGCAGATAGATCCACTCAAATTGAAGTCAAATGAGAATTTGGTAATATAA
- a CDS encoding acyl carrier protein, giving the protein MSDIASRVKAIIVEKLGVDESEVTPEASFTNDLGADSLDTVELIMEFEKEFNVAIPDDQAETIGTVGQAIAYLEKNVK; this is encoded by the coding sequence ATGTCTGATATTGCTTCAAGAGTTAAGGCTATTATCGTTGAAAAATTAGGTGTGGATGAGAGCGAGGTTACCCCAGAAGCTTCTTTCACTAATGACCTAGGTGCGGATTCTTTGGATACTGTAGAACTTATCATGGAATTCGAAAAAGAATTCAATGTAGCAATTCCTGATGATCAAGCTGAGACTATCGGTACAGTTGGTCAAGCAATTGCTTATCTAGAGAAAAACGTAAAGTAG
- the fabF gene encoding beta-ketoacyl-ACP synthase II has translation MELKRVVVTGLGALTPIGNTIPEFWDNLLKGVSGAGPITSFDTEKFKTKFACELKNFNPEDFLEKKEARKLDPFVQYAIASTDEAVKDAGFDFSQMDTNRIGVIWGTGIGGIKTFLEEMRNYFAGDGTPRINPFFIPKMIIDIVPGHISIKYGLRGPNFATVSACASSTNAMIDAFNYIRLDMADVIISGGSEAIINEAGIGGFNAMHALSTRNDDPSTASRPFDKDRDGFVAGEGAGTIILEELEHAKARGAKIYAELVGGGMSADANHITAPHPQGLGAKMVMTNALRDAGMTTGDIDYINVHGTSTSLGDISETSAIVNLFGEDAYKLNISSTKSMTGHLLGAAGAVEAIAAILAVQNDIVPPTINHFTDDPDFDPKLNFTFHKPQKRLVRAALSNTFGFGGHNASVIFKKYEE, from the coding sequence ATGGAATTAAAAAGAGTAGTAGTTACAGGTCTAGGTGCACTCACTCCAATTGGCAATACTATCCCAGAATTCTGGGATAATTTGTTAAAAGGGGTGAGTGGGGCTGGGCCGATTACAAGTTTTGATACAGAAAAATTCAAAACAAAATTTGCCTGCGAGCTGAAAAACTTCAATCCTGAAGACTTTTTAGAGAAAAAAGAAGCTCGTAAATTAGATCCTTTTGTGCAATACGCGATAGCATCAACAGACGAGGCGGTTAAAGATGCGGGATTCGATTTCTCGCAAATGGACACCAATCGTATTGGCGTTATCTGGGGTACTGGTATCGGTGGTATCAAGACTTTTCTGGAAGAAATGAGAAACTATTTTGCGGGCGATGGAACTCCCCGTATTAATCCGTTCTTCATTCCAAAGATGATTATTGATATCGTTCCTGGTCACATCTCCATAAAATATGGCTTACGTGGTCCTAACTTTGCGACCGTATCTGCCTGTGCTTCTTCAACTAATGCGATGATCGATGCTTTCAATTACATACGTCTTGATATGGCTGATGTAATTATCAGCGGTGGGTCTGAAGCAATTATTAATGAAGCTGGTATTGGCGGTTTCAATGCAATGCATGCACTTTCAACCAGAAATGACGACCCGTCAACTGCTTCCAGACCGTTTGATAAAGACAGGGATGGATTTGTAGCAGGTGAAGGTGCCGGAACTATTATCCTGGAAGAGTTAGAACATGCAAAAGCACGTGGTGCAAAAATCTACGCCGAATTAGTTGGTGGTGGAATGAGTGCAGATGCAAATCATATTACAGCTCCACATCCGCAGGGACTAGGCGCTAAAATGGTGATGACCAATGCACTAAGAGATGCAGGAATGACTACTGGAGACATTGATTATATTAATGTTCATGGAACATCGACCTCACTCGGAGATATCAGTGAAACAAGCGCAATTGTTAATTTATTTGGTGAAGACGCGTACAAACTGAATATCAGTTCAACGAAATCAATGACTGGTCACCTTTTGGGTGCTGCTGGTGCTGTTGAGGCCATTGCTGCCATTCTTGCTGTACAAAACGACATCGTACCTCCAACAATTAATCACTTCACCGACGATCCTGATTTTGATCCTAAGTTGAATTTTACTTTTCATAAGCCACAAAAAAGATTGGTACGTGCTGCATTAAGCAATACTTTTGGTTTTGGTGGACACAATGCATCAGTAATTTTCAAAAAATACGAAGAGTAA
- the rnc gene encoding ribonuclease III: MPLFDLYKLYLSPDKEFIKKLKNMLGFVPGNTVLYKMAFRHRSVAKLLKNGSRSSNERLEFLGDAILGAVIAELLFKSYPYKEEGFLTEMRSKIVNRVNLNQLARKMGFDQLIVFDQKMVNMQTKHHSMLGDAFEALIGAVYLDKGYNFTKELLLKRIVKPYIDVHTLELTETNFKSKLIEWCQRHAKDITFEMMENSEGDSAKLFTIQAIIDGESFGIGRDYNKKNAEKQAAEKACEALSL; the protein is encoded by the coding sequence ATGCCCCTATTTGACCTATATAAGCTCTATTTATCGCCTGATAAAGAGTTTATAAAAAAGCTGAAAAATATGTTAGGCTTTGTGCCTGGAAATACCGTTTTGTATAAAATGGCATTCAGGCACAGGTCTGTGGCTAAATTATTGAAAAATGGAAGTCGGAGCAGTAACGAACGTCTGGAATTTCTGGGCGATGCCATCCTCGGCGCTGTTATTGCAGAATTACTCTTCAAAAGTTACCCTTATAAAGAAGAGGGATTCCTTACAGAGATGCGTTCTAAGATCGTTAACAGGGTTAACTTAAATCAGTTAGCCAGAAAAATGGGCTTTGATCAGCTGATTGTATTCGATCAGAAAATGGTTAACATGCAGACCAAACACCACTCTATGCTGGGTGATGCTTTCGAAGCCCTGATAGGCGCCGTTTACCTGGATAAAGGATATAATTTCACCAAAGAATTATTGCTTAAACGTATTGTCAAGCCATATATCGACGTTCACACCCTTGAACTTACTGAAACAAATTTCAAAAGTAAATTGATAGAATGGTGTCAGCGTCATGCTAAAGATATTACGTTTGAAATGATGGAGAACAGTGAAGGCGACAGTGCCAAACTTTTCACTATACAGGCCATAATTGACGGCGAGAGTTTCGGTATCGGAAGAGATTACAACAAGAAAAATGCAGAAAAACAGGCCGCGGAGAAGGCTTGTGAAGCATTATCTTTATAA
- a CDS encoding YicC/YloC family endoribonuclease encodes MTGYGLASTDQENTKFSVEIKSLNSKFLELNLKLPRAYADKELLLRNVCSKDIERGKVNVSINIERSEENLKGATINAALLSKYYKQLEAINIDLGANSSNLLQAVLNFPDVISYTEEVVNEGEWDILQKTFYTALASFNQFRETEGNALKQDLELRIKNILGFFSQIEVLAPLRIPHIRAKLNQLLEEVSGKVNVDQNRLEQELIYYIDKLDITEEKIRLKSHCDYFTETLKSKDANGKKLGFISQEIGREINTMGAKANDAQIQQLVVGMKEELEKIKEQLLNVI; translated from the coding sequence ATGACAGGTTATGGCCTGGCCTCTACAGATCAGGAAAATACAAAGTTTTCCGTAGAGATAAAATCCCTGAACAGTAAGTTTTTAGAGCTTAATCTAAAACTCCCAAGGGCATATGCAGATAAAGAACTTTTACTGCGTAATGTCTGTAGCAAGGATATTGAACGCGGAAAAGTAAATGTTTCTATCAATATTGAGCGCAGTGAAGAAAACCTTAAAGGTGCAACAATTAATGCCGCTTTACTGAGCAAATATTACAAACAATTAGAAGCAATTAACATTGATTTAGGTGCAAATTCAAGTAATCTTCTTCAAGCTGTATTAAATTTTCCGGACGTAATCAGCTATACTGAAGAAGTAGTAAATGAAGGGGAATGGGATATTTTGCAAAAAACATTCTATACTGCTTTGGCCAGCTTCAATCAGTTCAGAGAAACTGAAGGAAATGCATTAAAACAGGATCTGGAACTCAGAATCAAAAATATACTTGGCTTTTTCTCTCAGATTGAAGTTTTAGCTCCTTTAAGAATTCCTCATATCAGAGCGAAACTGAACCAATTATTGGAAGAGGTATCAGGAAAGGTTAATGTTGATCAAAACCGTTTAGAGCAGGAACTTATCTATTACATAGATAAACTTGACATTACGGAAGAAAAAATTCGTCTTAAAAGCCACTGTGACTACTTTACTGAGACTTTAAAAAGTAAAGATGCCAATGGTAAAAAACTTGGTTTTATTTCTCAGGAAATAGGCAGAGAGATCAATACCATGGGTGCAAAAGCAAATGATGCACAAATACAGCAATTAGTTGTAGGTATGAAAGAGGAATTAGAAAAAATTAAAGAACAATTGTTAAACGTAATTTAA
- the gmk gene encoding guanylate kinase, translating to MIQGKLIIFSAPSGAGKTTIVKHLLEKFPSLSFSISATTRELRGDEKHENDYYFISKESFLHKVAHQEFVEFEEVYNGTFYGTLRSEIERIWNEGKHVIFDIDVEGGLRLKRKYEEDALAIFVQPPSLEVLKERLSGRGTDSESKLQERFIKAEKELQYADKFDVILKNFDLNTACAEAEKLVTDFLKQ from the coding sequence ATGATACAGGGCAAACTCATTATATTTTCCGCTCCGTCCGGCGCAGGAAAAACAACAATAGTAAAACACTTACTGGAAAAGTTTCCATCACTAAGCTTTTCTATATCAGCAACAACCAGAGAATTACGTGGTGATGAAAAACATGAGAATGATTATTATTTCATCTCTAAGGAATCGTTTTTACATAAAGTTGCACACCAGGAATTCGTAGAATTTGAAGAAGTTTATAATGGAACTTTCTATGGTACTTTACGTTCAGAAATTGAACGGATCTGGAATGAAGGGAAACATGTGATTTTTGACATTGACGTAGAAGGCGGTTTGCGTTTAAAACGTAAATACGAAGAGGACGCGTTAGCTATCTTTGTTCAGCCACCATCTCTGGAAGTCTTAAAAGAACGTTTAAGCGGCCGTGGTACTGACAGTGAGTCAAAGCTTCAGGAAAGATTTATTAAAGCGGAGAAAGAGCTGCAATATGCAGATAAGTTCGATGTGATCCTTAAAAACTTTGATCTTAATACCGCCTGTGCAGAAGCAGAAAAATTAGTTACCGATTTTCTTAAGCAATAA
- the nadD gene encoding nicotinate (nicotinamide) nucleotide adenylyltransferase — MAKTGLFFGSFNPIHAGHLIIASYMANFTDLDEVWLIVSPQNPLKNKKGLGNMYDRLEMARLAIEPAEQLKVSDIEFNLPQPSYTIDTLAYLQEKHPTKEFVLIMGADNLASLKKWKNYEVLLKNYAIYVYPRPGSDVTEWVNHPSITLTETPQMEISSTFIRQALKDSKNIQFLVPENVIAFMDSKNMYR; from the coding sequence ATGGCGAAAACAGGTTTATTTTTTGGTTCTTTCAATCCTATTCATGCAGGACATCTGATTATAGCCAGTTATATGGCTAATTTCACCGATCTGGATGAGGTGTGGCTGATCGTTTCGCCACAGAATCCACTGAAAAATAAAAAGGGGCTTGGTAATATGTATGACAGACTTGAGATGGCCCGGTTAGCAATTGAACCGGCAGAACAACTTAAGGTAAGTGATATTGAATTTAACCTGCCCCAGCCTTCTTATACCATTGATACCCTTGCCTACCTTCAGGAAAAACATCCCACAAAAGAGTTTGTGCTGATTATGGGCGCGGACAACCTGGCTTCTTTAAAAAAATGGAAGAACTATGAGGTCCTGTTAAAAAACTATGCTATTTATGTGTATCCCAGACCAGGATCCGACGTTACAGAATGGGTTAACCATCCTTCGATTACATTGACAGAAACACCTCAGATGGAGATTTCATCGACCTTTATCAGACAAGCTTTAAAAGACAGTAAAAATATTCAGTTTCTTGTTCCTGAAAATGTAATCGCATTTATGGACAGTAAAAATATGTATCGCTAA